The following is a genomic window from Chryseobacterium ginsenosidimutans.
TCCGGTTTCTTCATCCCACTTTTTCAAAAGTTCTTCTTTGGTTTTTGGGTTAAAAGTTTCATCATCAAAAGCATCCTCTTTTTTATTGACGATCCCTTTTAAAGCCGGTCCTCCCATGCTGATAAGTTCTACTGCCATTTTTGCGAAAGGTCTCATGCCACCGATTGTAAATTCGAATAATTCTTTCTCCGGGAACATTTCGATCACTCTTCTTGTCAGGTTTCTGTGCCCTTGCCAATGCTCTAATAATTGCTCAGAAATGATAAACTGTTTTGTGGTTGTTGCTGTTGTTGTCATAATTTAATAGTGTTTGTTATTGTTGATACAAAGGTAAAACAGAGTTATGACAACAGTTTGTCAGTAGGGGTTTCGCCTTTAAAAATATTTTTCTTTTTAAAATAATTTTGCCCATTTCTCCGTTAGATATTAAAATTGTTAGATAAATAATTAAGAATGGCCGGTCTTTTGGGATCGGTTATTTTTTGTTTGAAGCTTTTCCTGCTATCCACTCATACTCCTCGCGCCAACGCTTTTTCCGGCTCTTGCTGTGGGGTAACCGTTACTATCAGGGCTAGGCATTTGTTGGAAAAAGAATTGTAATCATTTATATATTTACTTTTTACATTCTACAAAATGAAGTAATTTAGTACTATGAAAATTTATACAAAAACAGGAGATAAAGGTCAAACTGCATTGTACGGAGGAACGAGGGTTTCAAAAGCAAGTGCAAGAGTTGACAGTTACGGAAATATAGACGAACTCAATTCATTCATCGGGATTTCAAAAAGTCATATTGACGATGAAGAAGTACTGAAACAATTAAAGAAAATTCAGTTTGATTTGTTCACAGTGGGTTCAGAAGCCGCAACTCCTGTTGATAAATTGATGCTGGCGAACGGGAAATCTCGCCTTCCTCTCATTATTTCTGATACTGAAATTGAGGAACTGGAAAAATGGATGGATGCTTTTGAAGATAAATTAGAACCGCTTCAGTATTTTATTCTTCCCGGAGGTGGAAAATCGGCTACATTTTTACACGCAGCACGAACCATCTGCAGAAGGGCGGAACGATCTTTGGTTTTCTTAAATGAATCAGAAGAAGTTCGTCCCGAATTGATCAAATATTTAAACAGACTTTCAGATTATCTGTTTGTGCTGGCAAGATATATTTCAAAAATCAACAACGAACAGGAAGAATACTGGAATCCTAATGAAAGATAAAGTGAAAAAAATCTTTATTCTATCACTATTATTTTCTAATATGGTTTTTTCACAGAAGAGTACTGTGTTTTTCGATCAGGGAAATGAATTTATTTCAGAGAACAAATTTTCTGAAGCGGAAAATGTTTTCCGCAAAGGATTAAAAGAAGATCCGGACAATCTGATTTTAAAATCACAATTGGCATTGGCGCTTCTCAGTCAGGATAAAAATGATGATGCAGAAATTGTTATTGGTGAAATATTATCTAAAAAGCCCGATTTTATAGCCGCTCTCTGGTATGGCGGAATTAATAATTTCAATAAAAAAGAACCCGATTACCGAAAAGCAATTTCCTATTTTGAGAAAGCTTACGATCTGATTGATATAAATTCACCACAATATTTCGGAGTGAATTATTATATCGCAAGATCTTACCGAAAGTTGCTGTATCGGGAAGGGCTTACTTATAATGAAGTCGACAGAATGCTGGAAACGTATAAAAAATATGTAGAATTACAACCGGATGCAGAAGATACAAATGATGCAAAGAATTTCATAAAAAGAGTGGAAGAGAAAAGACCTGGCAAAAATGTAGGAAAATGGATCATCACATCCCAACAAAATGTTGAAGAGTTGCTAAAGAAAACGAATAAATGAATATGAAAGCATTACTTTTCATTAACGGAGATCCTCCAAAATCTTTTCCAAACCCTGCAGAATATAATGTAATTGCCTGCACAGATGGTGCTTTTCATTATCTTAAAAACCTGAATTTCCCTTTAGATAAGCTGGATTTTATTTCCGGTGATTTCGATTCGCATTCCGGTTCAGACGAAAATGTGTATGAGGAAAAATTCATCTACACTCCCGATCAGGATAAAACGGATTTTCAT
Proteins encoded in this region:
- a CDS encoding DinB family protein, translating into MTTTATTTKQFIISEQLLEHWQGHRNLTRRVIEMFPEKELFEFTIGGMRPFAKMAVELISMGGPALKGIVNKKEDAFDDETFNPKTKEELLKKWDEETGVINQYFSEITEERFQETFNLFGQYEFPVYQNILYFIDNEIHHRAQGFVYLRALGINPPFFWERF
- a CDS encoding cob(I)yrinic acid a,c-diamide adenosyltransferase → MKIYTKTGDKGQTALYGGTRVSKASARVDSYGNIDELNSFIGISKSHIDDEEVLKQLKKIQFDLFTVGSEAATPVDKLMLANGKSRLPLIISDTEIEELEKWMDAFEDKLEPLQYFILPGGGKSATFLHAARTICRRAERSLVFLNESEEVRPELIKYLNRLSDYLFVLARYISKINNEQEEYWNPNER
- a CDS encoding tetratricopeptide repeat protein; this translates as MKKIFILSLLFSNMVFSQKSTVFFDQGNEFISENKFSEAENVFRKGLKEDPDNLILKSQLALALLSQDKNDDAEIVIGEILSKKPDFIAALWYGGINNFNKKEPDYRKAISYFEKAYDLIDINSPQYFGVNYYIARSYRKLLYREGLTYNEVDRMLETYKKYVELQPDAEDTNDAKNFIKRVEEKRPGKNVGKWIITSQQNVEELLKKTNK